A genomic window from Flavobacterium johnsoniae includes:
- the hemL gene encoding glutamate-1-semialdehyde 2,1-aminomutase, producing the protein MLYKRSSQLFAEAEKVIPGGVNSPVRAFKAVGGTPIFVKSAKGAYLYDEDGNKLIDYINSWGPMVLGHAYQPVVDAVIEKAKLGTSFGMPTELETEIAALAVSMVPNIDKIRFVNSGTEACMSAIRLARGFTKRDKIVKFAGCYHGHSDSFLIQAGSGAVTFGSPNSPGVTEGTAKDTLLAKYNDLENVKTLIEANKGEIAAIIIEAVAGNMGCIPPAKGFLEGLRELCTANGILLIFDEVMTGFRLARGGVQELYGINADIVTFGKVIGGGLPVGAFAAREEIMNYLAPLGPVYQAGTLSGNPLAMAAGLAMLKALDNDSEIFTRLEEKTAYLEAGIDRVLKANNIVFTINRVGSMISVHFDANPVTDFQTAAKGDNETFKKFFHGLLQEGVYIAPSAYETWFITDALTYEDLDFTINAIDKVSKTF; encoded by the coding sequence ATGTTATATAAAAGAAGTAGTCAGCTTTTTGCTGAAGCAGAAAAAGTAATTCCGGGAGGAGTAAATTCACCAGTAAGAGCGTTTAAAGCAGTTGGCGGAACTCCGATTTTTGTAAAAAGTGCTAAAGGCGCATATTTATACGATGAAGACGGAAACAAATTAATAGATTACATCAATTCTTGGGGCCCAATGGTTTTAGGTCACGCTTATCAGCCAGTTGTTGATGCGGTAATCGAAAAAGCCAAATTGGGAACTTCATTTGGAATGCCTACTGAATTGGAAACAGAAATTGCTGCTTTGGCCGTTTCTATGGTTCCGAATATTGATAAAATTCGTTTTGTAAATTCAGGTACAGAAGCTTGTATGAGCGCGATTCGTCTGGCTCGCGGATTTACAAAAAGAGATAAAATTGTAAAATTTGCAGGTTGTTATCACGGACATTCTGATTCTTTTTTGATTCAGGCAGGAAGTGGAGCTGTAACTTTTGGTTCGCCAAATAGTCCAGGAGTTACAGAAGGAACTGCAAAGGATACTTTATTAGCAAAATACAATGATTTAGAAAATGTAAAAACTTTAATCGAAGCTAACAAAGGAGAAATTGCTGCCATTATTATCGAAGCAGTTGCAGGAAATATGGGCTGTATTCCACCTGCAAAAGGTTTTCTTGAAGGTTTAAGAGAATTATGTACAGCAAACGGAATTTTACTGATTTTTGATGAGGTAATGACAGGTTTCCGTTTAGCTCGCGGAGGAGTTCAGGAATTGTATGGAATTAATGCTGATATCGTGACTTTCGGAAAAGTTATCGGTGGCGGACTTCCTGTTGGGGCTTTTGCTGCACGCGAAGAAATTATGAATTATTTAGCGCCTCTTGGTCCGGTTTATCAAGCAGGAACTTTATCGGGAAATCCATTAGCAATGGCGGCTGGATTAGCGATGTTGAAAGCTTTAGATAATGATTCTGAAATCTTTACTCGTTTAGAAGAAAAAACAGCTTATTTAGAAGCAGGAATCGATAGAGTTTTAAAAGCTAATAATATAGTTTTTACAATCAATAGAGTTGGTTCTATGATTTCAGTTCACTTTGATGCAAATCCAGTTACAGATTTTCAAACTGCTGCAAAAGGAGATAACGAAACGTTTAAGAAATTCTTCCACGGATTATTGCAAGAGGGTGTTTACATTGCTCCATCTGCATACGAAACTTGGTTTATTACAGATGCGCTAACGTATGAAGATTTAGATTTTACAATTAATGCAATTGATAAAGTTTCGAAGACTTTCTAA
- a CDS encoding DUF5522 domain-containing protein, producing MKEQSNENKLIEGEDFYYTPEGYKCFTKKHHLKRGYCCKSGCRHCPYGYDKKTGRINKN from the coding sequence ATGAAAGAGCAAAGTAATGAAAATAAATTAATCGAAGGTGAAGATTTTTACTATACGCCTGAAGGTTATAAATGCTTTACTAAAAAACATCATTTAAAAAGAGGTTATTGTTGCAAAAGCGGCTGTCGCCACTGTCCGTACGGATATGATAAAAAAACAGGACGAATAAATAAAAATTAG
- a CDS encoding zinc-dependent metalloprotease: MKKFFILSAIVFALLPSQQFAQSKKKKDQKEVPAATPEKKPESSIKDYNKVITKDAVSDEGLFTVHKVDKKYYFEIPNKYLNKDMLLVSRLAKLPSNLGGGYVNAGSETNEQLIVWQRFQDKILIKSKSYNSVANDSLPISISVKANNYEPTLYAFDIVAFSKDSANTVIDVTKFYSTDVKAISGISAEMREKYKVKGLDDSRSFINAMKSFPMNIEVIQDLTYNASKPSMLEESESISIQMNQSMILLPEVPMKPRLADPRVGWFTVSQYDYGSNELKSDLKTYIRRWRLEPKDPEAYNRGELVEPIKPIVYYLDPATPEKLKKYIKQGIEEWQKPFETAGFKNAIIAKDAPTKEEDPDFSPEDVRYSVIRYVASTTRNAVGPSVSDPRTGEIIESDVIWYHNHLRSYRNRYLLETGAANPSARTLQTSDEEMGEMMRMVIAHEVGHALGFPHNMGASCSFDVESYRNGAFTQENGISASIMDYARFNYIAQPGDQNIRFIRKMGAYDHYALNWGYRVIPNAKSPESETPTLDKWILEKAGNPIYKFGKQSSAFDPSSQTEDIGNNSMKASSYGLKNLEYVAGHLSEWTSTATNNYEDLDELYKELLDCWSRYVGHVVTNVGGVYENTKKPNQKGSVYEVVPKAKQIEAMNWLQKNAFESPTWIVNTKTLQNTEFAGYTEKFRNLQVRQLNNLMTLGRIGRLMDNEILSGDNYKALDFFKDIRKGIWKETSAAANVTVYRRNLQRAYIDRMGYLMTEEIKPNDRSTIFYNVSQSDLRALVRGELSALRKSLVAGKAGAVNTETKYHYEDCIKRIDLILNPIK; encoded by the coding sequence ATGAAGAAATTTTTCATTTTATCTGCAATAGTATTTGCATTATTACCCTCTCAACAATTTGCTCAGAGTAAAAAGAAAAAAGACCAAAAAGAAGTTCCAGCAGCTACACCAGAAAAGAAGCCAGAATCTTCTATTAAAGATTATAACAAAGTAATAACCAAAGATGCCGTTTCAGACGAAGGACTTTTTACGGTTCATAAAGTGGATAAGAAATATTACTTCGAAATTCCGAATAAGTATTTAAATAAAGACATGCTTTTGGTAAGCCGATTGGCAAAACTTCCTTCTAATTTAGGTGGAGGTTATGTAAATGCGGGTTCAGAAACCAACGAACAATTAATTGTTTGGCAACGTTTTCAGGATAAGATTTTAATCAAATCAAAATCTTATAATTCGGTTGCAAATGATTCTTTGCCAATTAGTATTTCGGTGAAAGCCAATAATTATGAACCGACTTTATATGCTTTTGATATTGTTGCTTTTAGTAAAGATTCGGCAAATACAGTTATTGATGTTACAAAATTTTATAGTACAGATGTAAAGGCAATTAGCGGAATTTCCGCAGAAATGCGTGAAAAGTATAAAGTAAAAGGTTTAGACGACTCGAGAAGTTTCATCAATGCGATGAAAAGCTTTCCGATGAATATCGAAGTCATTCAGGATTTGACTTATAATGCTTCTAAACCATCAATGTTGGAAGAATCAGAATCTATCAGCATTCAAATGAATCAATCGATGATTTTACTGCCAGAAGTTCCGATGAAGCCAAGATTAGCCGATCCGCGTGTTGGTTGGTTTACAGTTAGTCAATACGATTATGGAAGCAATGAATTGAAATCTGATTTGAAAACATATATAAGACGCTGGAGATTAGAACCAAAAGATCCAGAAGCTTATAACAGAGGCGAATTGGTAGAACCGATTAAGCCAATTGTATATTATTTAGATCCTGCAACTCCGGAAAAATTAAAAAAATATATCAAACAAGGAATTGAAGAATGGCAAAAACCTTTCGAAACAGCTGGTTTTAAAAATGCCATAATTGCGAAAGATGCACCGACAAAAGAAGAAGATCCAGATTTTAGTCCAGAAGACGTTCGTTATTCTGTAATTAGATATGTTGCAAGTACAACTCGAAATGCAGTTGGGCCAAGTGTTTCAGATCCAAGAACTGGCGAAATTATAGAAAGTGATGTCATTTGGTATCACAACCATTTACGTTCTTATAGAAATCGCTATTTGTTAGAAACTGGAGCTGCAAATCCGTCGGCTAGAACTTTACAGACTAGCGACGAAGAAATGGGCGAAATGATGCGAATGGTTATTGCTCACGAAGTTGGACATGCATTAGGATTTCCTCATAATATGGGAGCAAGTTGTTCTTTTGATGTAGAAAGTTATAGAAATGGAGCTTTTACACAAGAAAACGGAATCTCAGCAAGTATAATGGATTACGCTCGTTTCAATTATATCGCACAACCTGGCGATCAAAATATTCGTTTTATTCGTAAAATGGGAGCTTATGATCATTATGCATTAAATTGGGGCTACAGAGTAATTCCTAACGCAAAATCACCAGAATCAGAAACTCCAACTTTGGATAAATGGATTTTAGAAAAAGCTGGAAATCCGATTTATAAATTCGGAAAACAAAGCAGTGCTTTTGACCCGAGTTCACAAACAGAAGATATTGGAAACAATTCGATGAAAGCAAGTTCGTACGGACTTAAAAATCTAGAATATGTTGCAGGTCATTTGAGTGAATGGACAAGCACAGCGACTAATAATTACGAAGATTTAGATGAATTATACAAAGAGCTTTTAGATTGCTGGAGCCGCTATGTTGGTCATGTTGTAACCAATGTTGGTGGGGTTTATGAAAACACTAAAAAACCAAATCAAAAGGGAAGCGTGTACGAAGTTGTTCCAAAAGCTAAGCAAATTGAAGCAATGAACTGGCTTCAGAAAAATGCTTTCGAATCGCCAACTTGGATTGTAAATACTAAAACATTACAAAATACTGAATTTGCAGGTTACACAGAAAAGTTTAGAAACTTACAAGTAAGACAGCTAAACAATTTGATGACCTTAGGAAGAATCGGCAGATTAATGGATAATGAAATTTTAAGCGGTGATAACTACAAAGCGCTAGATTTCTTTAAAGACATTCGAAAAGGAATTTGGAAAGAAACAAGTGCAGCTGCGAATGTAACAGTTTATAGAAGAAATCTTCAAAGAGCTTATATTGATCGAATGGGATATTTAATGACCGAAGAAATTAAGCCAAACGACCGTTCAACCATTTTTTATAATGTTTCTCAATCCGATTTAAGAGCTTTGGTTCGTGGAGAATTAAGCGCATTGAGGAAATCACTTGTTGCAGGAAAAGCTGGAGCAGTAAATACCGAAACAAAATACCATTACGAAGATTGTATCAAAAGAATCGATTTGATACTGAATCCGATTAAATAA
- a CDS encoding 2-hydroxyacid dehydrogenase, translating into MKVFINKNIPEAGISLLQEKGIKLTINPTENILSREEFIKICQENDILLSVGTNTHLDEDFFQQCPNLKGIALFSVGFDSVNIPSANSRKIPVGNTPDVLSRATSDVAFLLMQSVARKSFFNHKRILNNDWGSFDPLANLGQELYGKTLGIFGLGRIGFEMAQKCKAAFGMKIIYHNRSRKEGAEKELDAKYVDFETLLSESDVLSVHANYTSDNNELFNKNTFAKMKPNSIFINTARGKFHNENDLFEALSNNTIWGAGLDVTNPEPMKPDNPLLSLSNCCVLPHIGSATYEARNGMAVCAAQNVIAVIEGKKMPFCVNEEVYS; encoded by the coding sequence ATGAAGGTTTTTATCAATAAAAATATACCAGAAGCTGGCATTTCGCTACTTCAGGAAAAAGGAATTAAGCTAACTATAAATCCTACCGAAAATATTTTATCGCGAGAAGAGTTTATAAAAATCTGTCAGGAAAATGATATTCTTTTGAGTGTTGGAACCAATACTCATTTAGATGAAGATTTTTTTCAGCAATGCCCGAATTTAAAAGGAATCGCGTTATTTTCTGTCGGATTTGATTCGGTTAATATTCCGTCTGCAAACAGCAGAAAAATTCCTGTTGGAAACACACCTGATGTTTTAAGCAGAGCAACTTCAGACGTTGCTTTTTTATTGATGCAAAGCGTTGCTAGAAAATCATTTTTCAATCATAAAAGAATTCTAAACAACGATTGGGGAAGTTTTGATCCGTTGGCTAATCTAGGACAAGAACTTTATGGTAAAACGCTAGGAATTTTCGGTTTAGGCAGAATTGGTTTTGAAATGGCTCAAAAATGCAAAGCTGCATTTGGAATGAAAATTATTTATCATAATCGTTCTCGCAAAGAAGGTGCAGAAAAAGAACTTGATGCTAAATACGTTGATTTTGAAACTTTACTTTCAGAAAGTGATGTTTTAAGTGTTCATGCGAATTATACATCAGACAACAACGAACTTTTCAATAAAAACACTTTTGCTAAAATGAAACCGAATTCAATTTTCATCAATACAGCAAGAGGAAAATTTCATAATGAAAATGACTTGTTTGAAGCTTTATCAAATAATACAATCTGGGGCGCAGGACTCGATGTAACGAATCCAGAACCTATGAAACCTGACAATCCGTTATTATCGCTTTCTAATTGCTGTGTTTTACCACATATTGGTTCAGCAACATACGAAGCCCGAAACGGAATGGCTGTTTGCGCTGCACAAAATGTAATTGCGGTTATTGAAGGCAAAAAAATGCCGTTTTGTGTTAATGAAGAAGTTTATTCTTAA
- a CDS encoding urocanate hydratase, translating to MTFKEQIQQGIPSILPPKQAYDPAINHAPKRKEILSAEEKKLALKNALRYFDPKHHAELIPEFSEELEKYGRIYMYRLRPNYKMYARPIDEYPGKSLQAKAIMHMIQNNLDYAVAQHPHELITYGGNGAVFQNWAQYLLTMQYLSEMTDEQTLTMYSGHPMGLFPSHKEAPRVVVTNGMVIPNYSKPDDWEKMNALGVSQYGQMTAGSYMYIGPQGIVHGTTITVLNGFRKIKQNPEGSLFVTSGLGGMSGAQPKAGNIAGCITVCAEVNPKITKIRHEQGWINEVVTSTDELVARVNSAKAKKETVSIAYLGNVVDVWERFDQENIKIDLGSDQTSLHNPWAGGYYPVGISFEEANDLMANNPELFKEKVQETLRRHADAINKHTAKGTYFFDYGNAFLLEASRAGADVMAENNIDFKYPSYVQDIMGPMCFDYGFGPFRWVCTSGKPEDLLKTDAIACEVLEEMAKTAPNEIQQQMQDNIKWIKGAQENKLVVGSQARILYADAEGRIKIAEAFNQAIAKGEIGAVVLGRDHHDVSGTDSPYRETSNIYDGSRFTADMAIHNVIGDSFRGATWVSIHNGGGVGWGEVINGGFGMVLDGSKEASKRLASMLFWDVNNGISRRSWARNEGAVFAIKRAMEVEPLLKVTLPNIVDENLLN from the coding sequence ATGACTTTTAAAGAACAAATACAACAAGGAATTCCTTCTATATTGCCTCCAAAGCAAGCATACGATCCAGCAATTAATCATGCTCCGAAACGAAAAGAAATTCTTTCGGCAGAAGAAAAAAAACTGGCTTTAAAAAATGCCTTACGTTATTTCGATCCAAAACATCATGCGGAACTGATTCCTGAATTTTCAGAAGAATTAGAAAAATACGGGCGTATTTATATGTATCGTCTTCGTCCAAATTATAAAATGTATGCTCGTCCAATTGACGAATATCCAGGAAAATCATTGCAGGCAAAAGCGATTATGCACATGATTCAGAACAACTTGGATTATGCTGTGGCGCAACATCCACATGAATTAATTACGTATGGCGGAAATGGAGCTGTTTTTCAAAACTGGGCACAATATTTATTGACGATGCAATATTTGTCTGAAATGACAGATGAACAGACTTTAACCATGTATTCTGGACATCCAATGGGATTATTTCCTTCTCATAAAGAAGCACCGAGAGTTGTTGTAACAAACGGAATGGTAATCCCGAATTATTCAAAACCAGATGATTGGGAAAAAATGAATGCATTGGGAGTTTCACAATACGGACAAATGACGGCGGGAAGTTATATGTATATTGGTCCGCAAGGAATTGTGCATGGAACCACGATTACAGTTTTAAACGGCTTTAGAAAAATAAAACAAAATCCAGAAGGAAGTTTATTCGTAACTTCTGGGCTAGGCGGAATGTCGGGAGCTCAGCCAAAAGCAGGAAATATTGCAGGTTGTATTACGGTCTGCGCCGAAGTAAATCCGAAAATTACTAAAATTCGTCACGAACAAGGCTGGATTAATGAAGTTGTAACTTCTACAGACGAATTGGTCGCTAGAGTAAATTCGGCGAAAGCCAAAAAAGAAACTGTTTCAATTGCTTATTTAGGAAATGTGGTTGATGTTTGGGAACGCTTTGATCAAGAAAATATTAAAATTGATTTAGGTTCTGATCAAACTTCACTTCATAATCCGTGGGCTGGTGGTTATTATCCGGTTGGAATTTCTTTTGAAGAAGCAAATGATTTGATGGCAAACAATCCAGAATTATTCAAAGAAAAAGTTCAGGAAACGTTACGTCGTCATGCGGATGCTATTAACAAACACACTGCAAAAGGAACTTACTTTTTTGATTACGGAAATGCCTTTTTACTTGAAGCTTCACGCGCTGGAGCCGATGTAATGGCAGAAAATAATATCGATTTTAAATATCCAAGTTACGTTCAGGATATTATGGGACCAATGTGTTTTGATTATGGATTTGGGCCTTTCCGTTGGGTTTGTACTTCTGGAAAACCTGAAGATTTATTAAAGACAGATGCAATTGCTTGCGAAGTTTTAGAAGAAATGGCTAAAACGGCTCCAAATGAAATTCAGCAGCAAATGCAGGATAATATCAAATGGATTAAAGGCGCGCAAGAAAATAAACTGGTTGTAGGTTCGCAAGCTCGAATTCTTTATGCCGATGCCGAAGGAAGAATCAAAATTGCAGAAGCTTTTAACCAAGCAATTGCAAAAGGTGAAATTGGCGCAGTAGTTTTAGGACGTGATCATCACGATGTTTCGGGAACAGATTCTCCTTATAGAGAAACTTCTAACATTTACGACGGTTCTCGTTTTACGGCAGATATGGCGATTCATAACGTAATTGGAGATAGTTTTAGAGGAGCTACTTGGGTTTCAATTCATAATGGCGGCGGAGTTGGCTGGGGAGAGGTTATAAACGGCGGATTTGGTATGGTTCTTGATGGTTCTAAAGAAGCTTCAAAACGTTTAGCTTCAATGCTTTTCTGGGATGTTAATAACGGAATTTCAAGACGAAGCTGGGCTCGAAATGAAGGTGCCGTTTTTGCCATAAAAAGAGCCATGGAAGTCGAACCTTTATTAAAAGTAACTTTACCTAATATAGTTGATGAAAATTTACTAAATTGA
- a CDS encoding 2-hydroxyacid dehydrogenase: protein MNPANNKIAFFSTQPYDKTFFNKYNEEFGFRLDFFETQLNPQTVALIEECEIVCVFVNDIVNETVIKQLAEKKVKIIALRCAGFNNVDLEAAKKNNIKVCRVPAYSPQAVAEHAMAMILTLNRKTHKAYNRVREQNFSLNGLLGFDLFGKTIGIIGTGNIGKAFSKIALGFGCKVLAYDIVESDEMKKDGVSFVGLEEIFKSSDIISLHCPLNDQTKHIINKTSLSFMKESVMIINTSRGGLIETASVIEGLKEGKIGYLGIDVYEQEEKLFFRDLSADIIQDDAIQRLMSFPNVLVTAHQAFFTNEALTQIALVTFNNIKSLLAKNDIENKAALLV from the coding sequence ATGAATCCAGCAAACAATAAAATCGCTTTTTTCTCTACACAACCTTACGATAAAACGTTTTTTAATAAATATAATGAAGAATTTGGCTTTAGATTAGATTTTTTCGAAACACAATTAAATCCGCAGACTGTAGCTTTAATTGAAGAATGTGAAATTGTTTGTGTTTTTGTTAATGATATTGTAAACGAAACAGTTATCAAACAATTAGCAGAAAAAAAAGTAAAAATAATTGCTTTGCGTTGCGCTGGTTTTAATAACGTTGATTTAGAAGCGGCTAAAAAAAATAATATAAAAGTTTGTCGCGTTCCTGCATATTCTCCACAAGCTGTTGCAGAACATGCGATGGCGATGATTTTGACTTTAAACAGAAAAACGCATAAAGCGTATAATAGAGTTCGCGAACAAAATTTTTCTCTAAACGGATTATTAGGTTTTGATTTATTCGGAAAAACAATCGGAATTATTGGAACAGGAAATATCGGAAAAGCATTTTCTAAAATAGCATTAGGTTTTGGCTGTAAGGTATTGGCTTATGATATTGTAGAAAGTGACGAAATGAAAAAAGACGGCGTTTCTTTTGTTGGTTTAGAAGAGATTTTCAAATCTAGTGATATTATTTCTTTGCATTGTCCGCTAAATGATCAGACGAAACATATAATCAATAAAACTTCGCTTTCTTTTATGAAAGAAAGCGTTATGATTATTAATACAAGTCGCGGCGGATTAATTGAAACAGCATCGGTTATTGAAGGTTTAAAAGAAGGTAAAATCGGTTATTTAGGAATTGATGTTTACGAACAGGAAGAGAAATTATTTTTTAGAGATTTATCGGCAGATATTATTCAAGACGATGCCATTCAGCGTTTAATGAGTTTTCCGAATGTTTTAGTAACGGCGCATCAAGCGTTTTTTACAAATGAAGCCTTGACTCAGATCGCTTTGGTAACTTTTAATAATATAAAGTCTTTGTTGGCTAAAAATGATATTGAAAATAAAGCGGCTTTGTTGGTTTAA
- a CDS encoding 1-aminocyclopropane-1-carboxylate deaminase/D-cysteine desulfhydrase: MNPVFNQNINIQFLNNISLTIKREDLIHPFVSGNKFRKLKYNLLQAKAENKETLLTFGGAFSNHIAAVAFAGKEQGFKTIGIIRGDELQDKIEENPTLKFAQENGMQFEFVSREDYRSKNEKSFIEKLKAKFGDFYLVPEGGTNELAVKGCEEILTDEDSAFNYVCCAVGTGGTISGLINSARPNQKILGFPALKGDFLNDEIRIFAKKDNWNLISDYHFGGYGKINLELIEFINAFFEENKVPLDPIYTGKMVFGVIDLISKNYFPAHSKILLIHTGGLQGIEGMNIKLKQKKLPILKTND, encoded by the coding sequence ATGAACCCAGTTTTCAATCAAAATATAAATATTCAATTTCTGAACAATATTTCTTTGACAATAAAGCGTGAAGATCTTATTCATCCTTTTGTTTCTGGAAATAAATTCAGAAAATTAAAGTACAATTTACTTCAAGCGAAAGCTGAAAACAAAGAAACTTTATTGACTTTTGGAGGCGCATTTTCCAATCATATTGCGGCCGTAGCTTTTGCAGGAAAAGAACAAGGTTTTAAAACTATTGGAATAATTCGCGGAGACGAACTTCAAGATAAAATTGAAGAAAATCCAACCTTGAAATTTGCTCAAGAAAACGGAATGCAGTTTGAATTTGTTTCTCGCGAAGATTATCGTTCTAAAAATGAAAAATCTTTTATAGAAAAGTTAAAAGCTAAATTTGGCGATTTTTATTTAGTTCCCGAAGGCGGAACAAATGAGCTTGCGGTAAAAGGCTGCGAAGAAATTTTGACAGATGAAGATTCTGCTTTTAATTACGTTTGTTGTGCAGTTGGAACTGGCGGAACTATTTCTGGATTAATAAATAGTGCGCGACCAAATCAGAAGATTTTAGGTTTTCCAGCGTTAAAAGGTGACTTTTTAAACGATGAAATTCGTATTTTTGCCAAAAAAGATAACTGGAATTTAATTTCTGACTATCATTTTGGAGGTTATGGCAAGATAAATTTAGAATTAATCGAATTTATTAATGCTTTTTTTGAAGAAAATAAAGTGCCTTTAGATCCAATTTATACAGGAAAGATGGTTTTTGGCGTTATAGATTTAATCAGCAAAAATTATTTTCCTGCACATTCAAAAATATTGCTCATTCACACCGGTGGATTACAAGGAATTGAAGGAATGAATATAAAATTGAAGCAGAAAAAATTACCAATACTCAAAACCAATGATTAA
- a CDS encoding glucosaminidase domain-containing protein, whose product MIKKIVLLLVILALASCSSSKPAIATTKKAAAVQTRTAAAKKTTPVKPIGKNYPSTNNTTEVIQSTSKTVVTSDLINNYVLQYKDIAMGNMKTYGIPASIILAQGILESGAGRGDLALEANNHFGIKCHKDWLGESVRHDDDSAQECFRKYPHASESYRDHALFLVGKKRYETLFTYEKDDYKSWAKGLRAAGYATDPKYPDKLISYIERYNLHQYDCQVTGKNYTPINTSAPTRSSTSVANSDPKINMNSYDPNSYEVQKGDTLYSISKKFNLLVEDLKKKNNLTDNAISIGQRLKVK is encoded by the coding sequence ATGATTAAAAAAATTGTATTACTTCTCGTAATATTAGCTTTAGCAAGCTGCTCGTCTAGTAAGCCTGCCATCGCGACGACTAAAAAAGCGGCAGCAGTTCAAACTCGAACGGCGGCGGCAAAAAAAACAACTCCCGTAAAACCAATCGGTAAAAATTATCCTTCTACAAATAATACAACTGAGGTTATTCAATCTACTTCTAAAACTGTTGTTACCAGTGATTTAATAAATAATTATGTCTTGCAATACAAAGATATTGCAATGGGAAACATGAAAACTTACGGCATTCCTGCGAGTATTATTTTGGCTCAGGGAATTTTAGAATCGGGTGCAGGAAGAGGAGATTTAGCGCTTGAAGCGAATAATCATTTCGGAATTAAATGTCACAAAGATTGGTTGGGAGAAAGTGTTCGACATGATGACGATTCGGCTCAGGAATGCTTTAGAAAATATCCTCACGCTTCAGAATCGTATAGAGATCATGCCTTATTTTTGGTTGGAAAAAAACGTTATGAAACCTTATTTACTTACGAAAAAGACGATTACAAATCTTGGGCAAAAGGTTTGAGAGCAGCAGGTTATGCTACAGATCCAAAATATCCAGATAAATTGATCAGTTATATTGAACGTTACAATCTTCATCAATATGATTGTCAGGTTACAGGAAAAAATTACACTCCAATAAATACATCGGCTCCAACAAGAAGTTCGACTTCAGTTGCAAATTCTGATCCAAAAATCAATATGAATTCATACGATCCGAATTCTTACGAGGTTCAAAAAGGAGACACTTTGTATTCGATTTCGAAAAAATTCAATTTATTGGTTGAAGATTTAAAGAAAAAAAATAATCTAACGGATAATGCCATTTCGATAGGGCAGAGATTGAAGGTTAAATAA